One window of Myxocyprinus asiaticus isolate MX2 ecotype Aquarium Trade chromosome 6, UBuf_Myxa_2, whole genome shotgun sequence genomic DNA carries:
- the LOC127442081 gene encoding G-protein coupled receptor 55-like: MTLRSHHQNFTMSNKCSTDAVDNLTKTLDLVIYVPILVFGLPLNIMALFVFCHLLRKWTESSIYMTNLALMDLLLLLQLPFKIHATHHMWATDKKLFCSFLESLYFVGMYGSIYTIACIALDRYIAIKHPFQAKQVRSRKTALIVCIFIWVFVMVAVSPIYTFREDKKDMEDFHCFHGFSNKGWTTAVIVCLEFFGFLLPAFVLVVCSAQSVHTLKASKSINPMRQAGVRIIYSSLAAFLIPFTPCHLAILLQYLVRNDFILDCKHQESIALFIQVSMSLANMTSCLDALCYYFIAKEVRSTKNTVRLSISRARATSTSEV; the protein is encoded by the exons ATGACACTTCGAAGTCATCACCAAAA TTTCACTATGAGTAACAAATGCTCGACTGATGCTGTGGACAATTTGACGAAGACGCTGGACTTGGTGATCTATGTGCCCATCTTGGTTTTTGGACTGCCATTGAACATCATGGCATTGTTTGTCTTCTGTCATCTGCTCAGAAAATGGACAGAGTCCTCCATTTATATGACCAACCTGGCTTTGATGGATCTACTGTTACTACTGCAGTTACCCTTCAAAATACATGCAACACACCACATGTGGGCAACCGACAAAAAGCTTTTCTGCTCTTTCTTAGAAAGCCTATATTTTGTGGGTATGTATGGTAGCATCTATACAATTGCCTGCATAGCTTTAGATCGATACATTGCAATAAAACACCCATTTCAAGCTAAACAGGTGCGTTCGAGAAAAACAGCCCtgattgtttgtatttttatatggGTGTTTGTTATGGTAGCAGTTTCACCCATCTACACCTTTCGAGAAGATAAAAAGGATATGGAGGATTTCCACTGTTTCCATGGTTTCTCTAATAAGGGCTGGACTACTGCAGTTATTGTGTGTTTGGAGTTCTTCGGCTTCCTGTTACCTGCTTTCGTACTGGTAGTTTGCTCTGCTCAGAGCGTCCATACACTCAAGGCCTCAAAAAGTATCAACCCCATGAGGCAGGCTGGGGTGAGAATCATCTATAGCAGCCTAGCAGCCTTCCTAATACCATTCACCCCTTGTCACCTGGCCATCCTCCTTCAGTATCTGGTCCGTAATGACTTTATTTTGGACTGCAAACATCAAGAGAGCATTGCTCTGTTCATTCAGGTGTCTATGAGCCTTGCAAACATGACCAGCTGCTTGGATGCACTTTGCTACTATTTCATTGCAAAGGAAGTTCGATCCACCAAGAACACAGTTAGACTGAGCATCAGCAGAGCAAGGGCCACCAGCACCTCAGAAGTCTGA
- the LOC127442082 gene encoding mucin-1-like isoform X1, translated as MTPAEKSTGVSTVTSVLSFWMALVRIWVSSSFHSGLDGSGSVYCILYTATPESAPGHVTAMPESAPGHVTATPESAPGHVTATPESAPGHVTATPESAPGHVTATPESAPGHVTATPESAPRHVTATPDSAPGHFTAMPESASCHVTAMPRPAPCHVTAMPRPAPCHVTARPEPAPCHVTARPLPAPCHVTARPEPAPCHVTARPEPAPCHVTARPEPAPCHVTATPQPAPCHVTAMPQPVPCHVTATPQPAPRSRPASACSTVQARLSLLHGPGSPQPAPRSGLASPPRSRLASAPHSRPASALRASGHACHSQ; from the exons ATGACACCAGCCGAGAA GTCCACTGGTGTCTCTACAGTCACTTCGGTGTTATCCTTTTGGATGGCATTGGTAAGGATTTGGGTGTCTTCTTCTTTTCACTCTGGACTGGATGGATCTggtagtgtatattgtatattgtatacagccacaccagagtcagctccaggccatgtcacagccatgccagagtcagctccaggccatgtcacagccacaccagagtcagctccaggccatgtcacagccacgccagagtcagctccaggccatgtcacagccacaccagagtcagctccaggccatgtcacagccacgccagagtcagctccaggccatgtcacagccacgccagagtcagctccacgccatgtcacagccacgccagattCAGCTCCAGGCCAtttcacagccatgccagagtcagcttcatgccatgtcacagcaatgcctcggcctgctccatgccatgtcacagcaatgcctcggcctgctccatgccatgtcacagccaggcctgagcctgccccatgccatgtcacagccaggcctctgcctgctccatgccatgtcacagccaggcctgagcctgctccatgccatgtcacagccaggcctgagcctgctccatgccatgtcacagccaggcctgagcctgctccatgccatgtcacagcaacgcctcagcctgctccatgccatgtcacagcaatgcctcagcctgttccatgccatgtcacagcaacgcctcaacctgctccacggtccaggcctgcctcagcctgctccacggtccaggctcGCCTCAGCCTTCTCCACGGTCCAGGctcgcctcagcctgctccacggtCCGGGCTCGCCTCTCCTCCACGTTCCAGGCTCGCCTCTGCTCCACattccaggcccgcctctgctctacGAGCCAGCGGTCACGCATGCCACAGCCAATGA
- the LOC127442082 gene encoding mediator of RNA polymerase II transcription subunit 15-like isoform X2, whose amino-acid sequence MDLVVYIVYCIQPHQSQLQAMSQPCQSQLQAMSQPHQSQLQAMSQPRQSQLQAMSQPHQSQLQAMSQPRQSQLQAMSQPRQSQLHAMSQPRQIQLQAISQPCQSQLHAMSQQCLGLLHAMSQQCLGLLHAMSQPGLSLPHAMSQPGLCLLHAMSQPGLSLLHAMSQPGLSLLHAMSQPGLSLLHAMSQQRLSLLHAMSQQCLSLFHAMSQQRLNLLHGPGLPQPAPRSRLASAFSTVQARLSLLHGPGSPLLHVPGSPLLHIPGPPLLYEPAVTHATANESSSTPTMAKSGSCHTMYPCHAM is encoded by the coding sequence ATGGATCTggtagtgtatattgtatattgtatacagccacaccagagtcagctccaggccatgtcacagccatgccagagtcagctccaggccatgtcacagccacaccagagtcagctccaggccatgtcacagccacgccagagtcagctccaggccatgtcacagccacaccagagtcagctccaggccatgtcacagccacgccagagtcagctccaggccatgtcacagccacgccagagtcagctccacgccatgtcacagccacgccagattCAGCTCCAGGCCAtttcacagccatgccagagtcagcttcatgccatgtcacagcaatgcctcggcctgctccatgccatgtcacagcaatgcctcggcctgctccatgccatgtcacagccaggcctgagcctgccccatgccatgtcacagccaggcctctgcctgctccatgccatgtcacagccaggcctgagcctgctccatgccatgtcacagccaggcctgagcctgctccatgccatgtcacagccaggcctgagcctgctccatgccatgtcacagcaacgcctcagcctgctccatgccatgtcacagcaatgcctcagcctgttccatgccatgtcacagcaacgcctcaacctgctccacggtccaggcctgcctcagcctgctccacggtccaggctcGCCTCAGCCTTCTCCACGGTCCAGGctcgcctcagcctgctccacggtCCGGGCTCGCCTCTCCTCCACGTTCCAGGCTCGCCTCTGCTCCACattccaggcccgcctctgctctacGAGCCAGCGGTCACGCATGCCACAGCCAATGAGTCATCTTCCAcacctaccatggccaagtcaggatcctgccataCCATGTatccatgtcatgccatgtag